One window of Oscillibacter hominis genomic DNA carries:
- a CDS encoding MFS transporter, with translation MKPVTLFRRDFTLVVIGQIISLFGNAILRFALPLYLLRSTGSSTLFGAVNAAAFVPLILCSPLGGVLADRFRKQRIMVYLDFSTAGLIFLFYLLYDAVPLVPLMVVSLMLLYGISGAYQPAVQSSIPALIPPEQITQANAVINMVSTLSGLLGPVTGGILFSLWGIVPILLVSVFCFLASAVMELFIHIPCIPQSTHGSALAVVRGDLRESWQFIRREKPVFLPAVAVLALFNLVLSAAMIVGIPVMVVTLLGMGDTALGMTQGALGLGGLAGGVLAGILGGRLKLRHGSLLLAVCALTAGVMGAALLPGVPRQAGYLLITVMSFTAMAASTLFTVLMCSAVQRQTPPHLIGKVMAFVLAAANCASPLGQALYGRLFDLWDGCFVALGAAASSLLIALYARGVFLRLERENG, from the coding sequence ATGAAACCAGTTACTTTATTCCGAAGAGACTTCACCCTCGTGGTGATTGGGCAGATCATCTCCCTGTTCGGAAACGCCATTTTGCGCTTTGCCCTGCCCCTTTACCTGCTGCGCAGCACCGGCTCTTCCACCCTCTTTGGAGCGGTCAATGCGGCCGCCTTTGTGCCCCTCATCCTCTGCTCGCCGTTGGGCGGCGTGCTGGCGGACCGCTTCCGCAAGCAGCGCATCATGGTGTACCTGGATTTCTCCACGGCGGGGCTTATTTTTCTCTTTTACCTGCTTTACGATGCCGTGCCGCTGGTCCCGCTGATGGTTGTCTCTTTGATGCTGCTCTATGGCATCTCCGGCGCCTATCAGCCGGCGGTACAGTCCAGCATCCCGGCCCTGATCCCGCCGGAGCAGATCACCCAGGCAAACGCAGTCATCAATATGGTCAGCACCCTCTCAGGGCTGCTGGGGCCGGTGACCGGCGGGATCCTGTTCAGCCTCTGGGGGATCGTTCCCATCCTTCTGGTCAGCGTCTTCTGCTTTCTGGCCTCCGCCGTGATGGAGCTGTTCATCCACATCCCCTGTATCCCGCAGAGCACCCATGGCTCCGCCCTTGCTGTCGTCCGGGGCGACCTCAGGGAGAGCTGGCAGTTCATCCGCCGGGAAAAGCCGGTCTTCCTTCCGGCTGTGGCTGTGCTGGCCCTCTTCAACCTGGTGCTGTCCGCGGCCATGATCGTGGGCATCCCGGTGATGGTGGTGACGCTTTTAGGCATGGGAGACACCGCGCTGGGTATGACGCAGGGAGCCCTTGGCCTGGGCGGCCTGGCGGGCGGAGTGCTGGCCGGCATTCTTGGCGGGCGGCTGAAACTGCGCCACGGCAGCCTGCTCCTGGCCGTCTGTGCCTTGACGGCGGGAGTCATGGGGGCCGCCCTTCTGCCCGGCGTCCCCCGGCAGGCGGGCTACCTGCTCATCACCGTCATGAGCTTTACAGCCATGGCGGCCTCCACCCTCTTTACTGTCCTCATGTGCTCCGCCGTACAGCGCCAGACGCCGCCCCATCTCATCGGAAAGGTCATGGCTTTTGTCCTGGCGGCAGCCAACTGCGCCTCCCCCCTGGGCCAGGCACTGTACGGAAGGCTCTTTGACCTGTGGGACGGCTGTTTCGTGGCGCTGGGAGCCGCCGCATCCTCGCTTCTGATTGCCCTTTATGCCCGTGGCGTGTTCCTCCGCCTTGAGCGGGAAAACGGGTAG